In a genomic window of Nitrosarchaeum sp.:
- a CDS encoding site-2 protease family protein has product MLIAWVIILVVAKGLKLEKHGFELKIYSLVYKNQQVQSALTRMLGRTRRGIKIFANVSVVAGFLMMGFAFWFLLSNISNYFVAPTEFSQLTVLIPGVTLTSSSSILYFLLSIPIVLVIHEGAHGIVATLEKIKIKTGGFAIFIAMFAGFVEPDEEEFNKAKKISKLRVIGAGATSNVIFAFALGLILLTNPFFAMVLPEPLLSTFYDLPDGVLILSIIENSGAEKAGLLANDIITSINGIQMLSPLDFQKTELIPGEIANVSVLRNGQILQFPVEIIPSPEDPQRGLIGIMRDNSFAYKPVLNFIEWNDPNVSMFLLWLWMISFFIGIINMLPLPILDGGKFIHTIIDKKISDKAVNITMWGIYAFTFALFGLNIALSYMKSGWFTI; this is encoded by the coding sequence GTGTTAATAGCGTGGGTAATAATTTTGGTGGTTGCCAAGGGATTAAAATTAGAAAAACATGGCTTTGAGCTAAAAATTTACAGTCTAGTTTACAAAAATCAGCAAGTGCAATCAGCATTAACAAGAATGTTGGGACGAACCAGACGCGGAATCAAAATTTTTGCTAATGTTAGTGTAGTTGCAGGTTTTCTTATGATGGGATTTGCATTTTGGTTTTTACTATCAAATATTTCTAACTACTTTGTAGCACCAACGGAATTTTCACAGTTAACCGTCTTAATTCCTGGTGTAACTTTGACATCTTCATCATCAATTCTATATTTTCTACTATCAATTCCAATTGTTTTAGTTATTCATGAAGGTGCTCACGGTATTGTTGCAACACTAGAAAAAATTAAGATAAAAACTGGAGGGTTTGCAATATTTATTGCAATGTTTGCAGGATTTGTAGAACCAGACGAGGAAGAATTTAACAAAGCAAAAAAGATTTCAAAATTAAGAGTTATTGGTGCAGGAGCTACTTCAAATGTAATTTTTGCATTTGCGTTAGGATTGATACTTTTAACAAATCCTTTCTTTGCAATGGTTTTACCTGAACCATTACTAAGTACATTTTATGATTTACCAGATGGGGTATTGATACTTTCAATTATAGAAAACTCTGGAGCAGAAAAAGCAGGACTGCTTGCAAATGACATCATTACTTCAATTAATGGAATCCAAATGTTGAGTCCGTTGGATTTTCAAAAGACAGAATTAATTCCTGGTGAAATTGCAAATGTTTCAGTACTTAGAAATGGACAGATTTTGCAATTTCCTGTTGAAATAATTCCATCACCTGAAGATCCTCAAAGAGGATTGATAGGAATAATGAGGGATAATTCATTTGCATACAAACCAGTTTTGAATTTTATTGAATGGAACGATCCAAATGTTTCAATGTTTTTGCTATGGTTATGGATGATATCATTTTTTATTGGAATCATCAACATGTTGCCATTACCAATTTTAGATGGGGGAAAATTCATTCATACAATCATAGATAAGAAAATTTCTGATAAGGCAGTAAACATTACAATGTGGGGAATTTACGCATTTACGTTTGCATTGTTTGGTTTGAATATTGCATTATCATACATGAAATCAGGCTGGTTTACTATCTAA
- the cutA gene encoding divalent-cation tolerance protein CutA gives MKPTMIISTYPNKISITKIANQLIENKIIACVNITKISSIYSWNDKIENTTEYLAIFKTTQKNKKTLKEKIKETHPYQVPEIAEIAVSSINSSYLKWLADSTS, from the coding sequence ATGAAGCCAACCATGATTATCTCTACATATCCTAACAAAATTTCAATTACAAAAATTGCAAATCAATTAATTGAAAATAAAATCATTGCTTGTGTTAACATTACTAAAATTTCATCCATTTACTCTTGGAATGATAAAATTGAAAATACTACTGAATATCTTGCAATCTTTAAAACAACACAAAAAAACAAAAAAACTCTCAAAGAAAAAATCAAAGAGACTCATCCATATCAAGTTCCTGAAATTGCTGAAATTGCTGTCTCATCAATAAATTCGTCTTATCTCAAGTGGTTAGCCGACTCTACCTCTTAG
- a CDS encoding mRNA surveillance protein pelota, which yields MITKTIDDNSISVMPEDSDDLLNLRRVINEGDRIVGDTTRVIKLEKDYARPDKGERIRVRIALNVEKISLDDVLDRLRIGGTILESSNESVPHGSHHSFILKVNDGITITKKKWSPVEKKLIESNNKQVGFVLVAIDSGDCGIARLKGTHLEFIPNIYSGSGGKRYKTNFNIEKFFEQIQQALFSIAKETDTIVIFGPGETKKRFSNFVLKSQNAQKYKIQIAEGIDSGGEDGIYTFTKSQTMKEIMSESKLAKVSSIIDEIMLRANKKSRKFTMGFEETLKANQFGAVELLVFSDKVIQTNDEKKVIALLNDAESKGVKTYSVDSSTDIGLRVTGLGGIVSLLRYAIEV from the coding sequence ATGATTACAAAAACAATTGACGATAATTCAATTTCTGTCATGCCAGAAGATTCTGATGATCTTTTAAATTTACGTCGTGTAATCAATGAAGGTGATAGGATAGTTGGAGATACAACTAGAGTAATTAAATTAGAAAAAGATTATGCAAGACCAGACAAGGGTGAAAGAATCAGAGTAAGAATTGCATTAAATGTAGAAAAAATATCCCTTGATGATGTTTTGGATAGATTAAGAATTGGCGGTACTATATTAGAATCAAGTAACGAATCAGTGCCTCACGGATCACACCATTCATTTATTCTTAAAGTAAATGACGGCATTACAATCACAAAGAAAAAGTGGTCACCAGTTGAAAAAAAATTAATTGAATCAAATAACAAGCAAGTAGGTTTTGTACTAGTTGCAATTGATAGTGGGGACTGTGGGATTGCAAGATTAAAAGGAACACATTTGGAGTTTATTCCAAACATCTATTCTGGTTCTGGAGGAAAGAGATACAAAACAAATTTCAATATAGAAAAATTTTTTGAGCAGATTCAACAAGCGTTGTTTTCTATAGCTAAAGAAACGGATACTATTGTAATATTTGGTCCAGGAGAAACAAAGAAAAGATTTTCTAATTTTGTATTGAAATCCCAAAATGCTCAAAAATATAAAATTCAGATTGCAGAAGGAATTGATTCAGGAGGGGAAGATGGAATCTATACATTTACGAAATCCCAAACTATGAAAGAAATAATGTCAGAGAGCAAATTGGCCAAAGTATCTTCAATAATTGATGAGATAATGCTAAGGGCAAACAAAAAAAGTAGGAAATTTACCATGGGTTTTGAGGAAACCCTCAAGGCAAACCAATTTGGTGCTGTTGAATTACTAGTTTTTTCAGATAAAGTGATTCAAACAAATGATGAAAAAAAAGTAATCGCACTTCTTAACGATGCTGAAAGTAAAGGTGTGAAAACTTACAGTGTAGACTCTTCCACAGACATAGGTCTCAGAGTTACTGGATTGGGAGGAATAGTTTCTTTGCTGCGTTATGCCATAGAAGTCTAA
- a CDS encoding secondary thiamine-phosphate synthase enzyme YjbQ has translation MKSLTEYLIYNVKGRRGFVNITSDVRKLVFKSKVQEGLCLVNAMHITASVFINDNESGLHHDYEKWLESLAPHEPIDQYDHNKTGEDNADAHLKRQIMGREVVVAITNGKLDFGPWEQIFYGEFDGQRPKRVLVKIIGE, from the coding sequence ATGAAATCCTTAACTGAATATCTAATCTATAATGTAAAGGGACGTAGGGGTTTTGTCAATATTACTTCTGATGTGAGAAAACTGGTTTTTAAAAGTAAAGTGCAAGAGGGATTATGTCTTGTAAATGCAATGCATATCACTGCAAGTGTTTTCATAAATGACAATGAAAGTGGTTTGCATCATGATTATGAAAAATGGTTAGAGTCACTTGCACCACATGAACCAATTGATCAATACGATCACAACAAGACAGGTGAAGACAATGCAGATGCTCATTTAAAACGGCAAATAATGGGAAGGGAAGTAGTTGTTGCTATTACAAATGGCAAATTAGATTTTGGTCCATGGGAACAAATTTTCTATGGTGAATTTGATGGACAAAGACCAAAAAGAGTGCTAGTTAAAATTATTGGTGAATAA